The following are from one region of the Jeongeupia sp. USM3 genome:
- a CDS encoding transporter, whose protein sequence is MDPRICTVPLTVMALSCQFAFATTPPAKPKPKTQIEQLRQANQQQAAKLAALEAQIQSLQKTVSELNSKFALVAAPAAAQVTRNAAAPTVVASNQAPQAAVAPPRPLLPPLPPAAEPETKTSGDAPKSVEDIYQAASGFSSSRYSFEAGLTYSHYDTRELKLNGFLALDSIFLGNINLDRTKQDTYTLDLTGRYSPTPRWQFEISAPIVARHANYFSGGAGGASTSLSEGTVSRSPKLGDVTVGVAYKLLQETTDIPDTTVSVNVRTPTGKEPYGIKLREVDDSQGNLMIPTELPTGNGAWGVTTGLALVKTVDPAVIFGNIGYTYYFKNSYDDISSNADTIQPGDVQQGSSLQFGAGTAFALNEKLSLGLSYSQQLVRKSRVRGEGGPWSDVTGSDANVATFNVGMTYAVSKNLSIIPNLAIGLTPEAANYAISLKMPYNF, encoded by the coding sequence ATGGACCCACGCATCTGCACCGTCCCGCTCACGGTCATGGCACTCTCGTGCCAGTTCGCTTTTGCCACGACACCGCCCGCCAAGCCCAAGCCCAAGACGCAGATCGAACAGCTCAGGCAAGCCAACCAGCAGCAGGCCGCCAAGCTGGCCGCGCTCGAGGCGCAGATCCAGTCACTGCAGAAGACGGTCAGCGAGCTCAACAGCAAGTTCGCACTCGTCGCCGCGCCGGCTGCGGCGCAGGTCACCCGCAATGCGGCAGCGCCCACCGTCGTCGCCAGCAACCAGGCCCCGCAGGCTGCAGTCGCCCCGCCCCGCCCGTTGCTGCCGCCGCTGCCACCGGCTGCCGAGCCGGAAACCAAGACCTCCGGCGACGCGCCCAAGAGCGTCGAAGACATCTATCAGGCAGCCAGCGGCTTCTCGAGCAGCCGTTACTCGTTCGAAGCCGGGCTGACCTACTCGCACTACGATACCCGCGAGCTCAAGCTCAACGGCTTTCTGGCGCTCGACTCGATCTTCCTCGGCAATATCAATCTCGACCGCACCAAGCAGGACACCTACACGCTGGACCTGACCGGCCGCTATTCGCCGACACCGCGCTGGCAGTTCGAGATCAGCGCGCCGATCGTTGCCAGACATGCCAATTACTTCTCGGGCGGTGCCGGCGGCGCCAGCACATCGCTCTCGGAAGGCACGGTATCGCGTTCGCCCAAGCTCGGCGACGTCACCGTCGGCGTCGCCTACAAGCTGCTGCAGGAAACCACCGACATACCGGACACGACGGTCAGCGTGAACGTGCGCACACCGACCGGCAAGGAGCCCTACGGCATCAAGCTCCGGGAAGTCGACGACAGCCAGGGCAACCTGATGATCCCGACCGAGCTGCCGACCGGCAACGGCGCCTGGGGGGTCACGACCGGCCTCGCGCTGGTGAAAACGGTCGACCCGGCGGTGATCTTCGGCAATATCGGCTACACCTATTATTTCAAGAACAGCTACGACGACATCAGCTCCAATGCCGACACCATCCAGCCCGGCGACGTCCAGCAAGGCAGCAGCCTGCAGTTCGGCGCGGGTACGGCTTTCGCGCTGAACGAAAAGCTCAGCCTCGGCCTGTCGTATTCGCAGCAGCTCGTCCGCAAGAGCCGGGTTCGCGGCGAGGGCGGGCCCTGGTCCGACGTCACCGGCAGCGACGCCAATGTCGCCACCTTCAACGTCGGCATGACCTACGCCGTCAGCAAGAACCTATCCATCATCCCCAACCTTGCGATAGGCCTTACCCCTGAAGCGGCGAACTACGCCATTTCTCTCAAGATGCCCTACAACTTCTGA